A window of the Oncorhynchus keta strain PuntledgeMale-10-30-2019 chromosome 21, Oket_V2, whole genome shotgun sequence genome harbors these coding sequences:
- the tnfrsf1b gene encoding tumor necrosis factor receptor superfamily member 1B yields MILRTVSGVLTVRIFLANMVYTLPYTPDSDGSCRNKTAEYYNPDVNLCCSKCTSGTRRKVVCSSTSDTACEPCPSGQYSGTFNYFPKCFRCPKCSADKGLKYVQKCSSTTKTQCACQTGMYCVLDQHPDCKACASYTYSKPGHGVSVEGTTAGQEAGTAESVVECASCPNGTFSDQHSNTRICQNHTDCVSQGRDVLTYGTATTDAVCGPKVNGRLVSILQTTTPPSPPTTMPTSGKVHTTSSLQSMDMSTVPTTLGSKLTSSPSDQLVIAPMEDKSPGVDLWIVAGAIGGVMFLLLIIGTIIYKKAFTKFRRVSSTEDINGNSEKEAIKCLLGKGDCSNVGQAETKQDAIKTWSGSGCSNSLEGLSICPVQSTLPQPSILASTPQPSPQSTSPLASVPLVNVNITVTYPVNIGNELCSRPTSTQIDSPQADPETPLSREEEVYVNMPQRESCKEALTAVQEFGNDV; encoded by the exons ATGATACTGAGGACTGTAAGTGGCGTTCTTACAGTAAGGATTTTTCTAGCAAACATG GTGTACACTCTGCCATACACACCAGACTCAGACGGATCCTGCCGCAACAAAACAGCTGAATACTATAACCCAGATGTAAACCTGTGCTGCAGCAAGTGCACTTCTG GGACACGCCGGAAAGTTGTATGCAGCTCTACCTCAGACACGGCGTGTGAACCATGTCCTAGTGGCCAGTACAGCGGGACCTTTAATTACTTCCCAAAATGCTTCAGATGTCCCAAGTGTTCAGCAG ACAAAGGCCTGAAGTATGTCCAGAAGTGCTCCAGCACCACCAAGACCCAGTGTGCGTGCCAGACTGGGATGTACTGCGTACTGGACCAACACCCGGACTGTAAGGCGTGTGCCAGTTATACATACAGCAAGCCTGGTCATGGGGTCTCTGTAGAAGGTACCACAGCTGGACAGGAGGCTG GGACAGCGGAGTCGGTTGTGGAATGTGCATCATGCCCCAATGGAACCTTCTCTGACCAGCACTCCAACACCAGGATCTGTCAGAACCACACAGA TTGTGTGTCTCAGGGGAGGGACGTACTGACTTACGGTACAGCCACCACCGATGCGGTGTGTGGACCGAAGGTAAATGGACGACTGGTCTCCATCCTCCAAACCACCACACCTCCAAGCCCACCGACCACAATGCCAACCTCTGGTAAAGTGCATACCACATCAAGTCTACAGAGCATGGATATGTCTACAGTACCAACCACCCTGGGCTCAAAGCTGACATCTAGTCCCTCTGATCAACTGGTCATCGCTCCAATGGAAGACAAATCACCAGGCGTCGACCTTTGGATAG TTGCAGGTGCTATCGGAGGTGTTATGTTCCTGCTGCTGATCATAGGCACTATCATTTACAAGAAAG CCTTCACTAAGTTCAGACGTGTATCTTCTACAGAAGATATAAATGGAAATTCTGAGAAGGAGGCCATTAAA tgtcTGCTGGGGAAAGGAGACTGCAGTAATGTCGGTCAGGCAGAGACCAAGCAGGATGCTATTAAGACCTGGTCAGGCTCTGGGTGCTCCAACAGCCTGGAGGGCCTGTCAATATGCCCCGTCCAGTCCACCCTTCCACAGCCCAGCATCCTGGCCAGCACCCCCCAGCCCAGCCCCCAATCCACCAGCCCTCTGGCATCTGTCCCCCTAGTTAATGTCAACATCACTGTTACCTACCCTGTGAACATAGGAAATGAGTTATGCTCCAGACCTACCAGCACCCAGATAGACTCACCACAAGCCGACCCCGAGACCCCTTTAtcaagggaggaggaggtgtatgtGAACATGCCGCAGCGAGAGAGTTGCAAAGAGGCACTTACGGCAGTACAGGAGTTTGGAAATGATGTATGA
- the si:dkeyp-61b2.1 gene encoding tumor necrosis factor receptor superfamily member 21 isoform X1 has protein sequence MCEMDYQRHITSRPLRILCLFNLVSPVLLSSCPQICDPGFIIDKCKCVLCSDGFYWYMQNGLPKCDLCSKACSVDQHLTQVKECGRDSNRECHCDSGFFCDNAAQYTCRRCKPCSPGTFSNKPNLTMSCKPHTDCGHKGMTMVTEGTATQDRVCAQTSTNSPTTTAPPTVHSSEIGFHSSTSSGVSITRKPLIIASPSGLVGSTSPDVFPIATIDTSADPSPALLTRPSLSQAQSEPSTSLPTRKQVTEHSSFDPNTMLTTRRNPSKVDSNTSPAESASAPLTTDDNDSPHLSATDTGPSPSTLPWLLLIGGLLGVVVLLVVYFVRCKERSLKSLDKWKGPVFGINDEQICKEGLRGSYNVWESYDCPAALQTASYIQAQPPQESCPYPEAQHLLGSETGGNPRQDGAGLLPPGVMKQVTVDHSGGENISNTVGSIYIYSPGTVVLGYNKSERKVDQVESGVEGCPLTRTPQQESSCPLPEGLALGPERMSTQEETCKELRYPIPATSN, from the exons ATG TGCGAAATGGATTATCAACGGCATATTACCTCACGTCCATTGAGAATTCTTTGCCTTTTTAATCTG gtatCCCCTGTATTGTTGTCCAGCTGTCCTCAAATCTGTGACCCAG GCTTCATTATTGACAAGTGTAAGTGTGTCCTTTGTTCCGATGGCTTCTACTGGTACATGCAGAACGGCCTTCCGAAGTGTGACCTCTGCAGCAAAGCCTGCTCTG TGGATCAGCACTTGACACAGGTGAAGGAATGCGGCCGGGACTCAAACCGCGAGTGCCACTGTGACAGTGGCTTTTTCTGTGACAACGCTGCCCAGTATACCTGCAGGAGGTGTAAGCCGTGCTCGCCCGGAACCTTCTCTAACAAACCAAACCTAACCATGTCCTGCAAACCCCACACAGA TTGTGGCCATAAGGGAATGACTATGGTGACAGAGGGCACTGCCACTCAGGATCGTGTATGTGCCCAGACCTCCACTAACTCACCTACAACCACTGCGCCTCCAACTGTCCACAGCTCAGAGATAGGCTTTCATTCTTCTACCTCCAGTGGAGTCAGCATCACCCGAAAACCCCTCATCATAGCATCCCCATCTGGCCTGGTGGGGTCTACATCTCCTGATG TCTTTCCCATAGCCACAATTGACACATCTGCAGACCCTTCACCAGCCTTACTCACCAGGCCTTCTTTGTCCCAAGCCCAAAGCGagccctctacctccctcccaaCTAGGAAACAAGTCACTGAACACAGCTCCTTTGACCCCAACACAATGCTCACCACCAGGAGAAACCCCAGCAAGGTGGACAGTAACACCTCACCTGCAGAGTCTGCCTCTGCACCTCTTACCACAGATGACAATG ACTCACCTCATCTCTCAGCAACAGATACTGGACCGAGCCCTTCCACTCTCCCTTGGCTGCTGCTGATAGGTGGGCTACTAGGGGTTGTCGTGCTGCTGGTTGTTTACTTTGTCCGTTGTAAGGAGAGGTCACTGAAGTCCCTAGACAAGTGGAAAG GTCCAGTATTTGGTATAAAT GATGAGCAGATTTGTAAGGAAGGTTTAAGAGGGAGCTATAATGTGTGGGAGAGCTATGATTGTCCTGCGGCCCTACAGACGGCTTCCTATATACAGGCCCAGCCACCACAGGAGAGTTGCCCATACCCGGAGGCCCAGCATCTTCTGGGGAGTGAGACTGGGGGAAATCCTAGACAGGATGGTGCAGGGTTGCTACCTCCAGGGGTCATGAAGCAGGTCACAGTGGACCACTCTGGTGGAGAGAACATTAGCAACACAGTGG GGTCCATTTACATCTACTCTCCGGGGACGGTTGTTCTGGGATACAACAAGTCAGAGAGGAAGGTGGATCAAGTCGAGAGTGGGGTAGAGGGCTGTCCCCTCACCAGAACACCCCAGCAGGAGTCCTCCTGCCCCCTCCCTGAGGGCCTTGCTCTGGGGCCAGAGAGAATGAGTACACAGGAGGAGACCTGCAAAGAGCTGAGATACCCCATCCCGGCCACCAGCAACTGA
- the si:dkeyp-61b2.1 gene encoding tumor necrosis factor receptor superfamily member 21 isoform X2 has translation MDYQRHITSRPLRILCLFNLVSPVLLSSCPQICDPGFIIDKCKCVLCSDGFYWYMQNGLPKCDLCSKACSVDQHLTQVKECGRDSNRECHCDSGFFCDNAAQYTCRRCKPCSPGTFSNKPNLTMSCKPHTDCGHKGMTMVTEGTATQDRVCAQTSTNSPTTTAPPTVHSSEIGFHSSTSSGVSITRKPLIIASPSGLVGSTSPDVFPIATIDTSADPSPALLTRPSLSQAQSEPSTSLPTRKQVTEHSSFDPNTMLTTRRNPSKVDSNTSPAESASAPLTTDDNDSPHLSATDTGPSPSTLPWLLLIGGLLGVVVLLVVYFVRCKERSLKSLDKWKGPVFGINDEQICKEGLRGSYNVWESYDCPAALQTASYIQAQPPQESCPYPEAQHLLGSETGGNPRQDGAGLLPPGVMKQVTVDHSGGENISNTVGSIYIYSPGTVVLGYNKSERKVDQVESGVEGCPLTRTPQQESSCPLPEGLALGPERMSTQEETCKELRYPIPATSN, from the exons ATGGATTATCAACGGCATATTACCTCACGTCCATTGAGAATTCTTTGCCTTTTTAATCTG gtatCCCCTGTATTGTTGTCCAGCTGTCCTCAAATCTGTGACCCAG GCTTCATTATTGACAAGTGTAAGTGTGTCCTTTGTTCCGATGGCTTCTACTGGTACATGCAGAACGGCCTTCCGAAGTGTGACCTCTGCAGCAAAGCCTGCTCTG TGGATCAGCACTTGACACAGGTGAAGGAATGCGGCCGGGACTCAAACCGCGAGTGCCACTGTGACAGTGGCTTTTTCTGTGACAACGCTGCCCAGTATACCTGCAGGAGGTGTAAGCCGTGCTCGCCCGGAACCTTCTCTAACAAACCAAACCTAACCATGTCCTGCAAACCCCACACAGA TTGTGGCCATAAGGGAATGACTATGGTGACAGAGGGCACTGCCACTCAGGATCGTGTATGTGCCCAGACCTCCACTAACTCACCTACAACCACTGCGCCTCCAACTGTCCACAGCTCAGAGATAGGCTTTCATTCTTCTACCTCCAGTGGAGTCAGCATCACCCGAAAACCCCTCATCATAGCATCCCCATCTGGCCTGGTGGGGTCTACATCTCCTGATG TCTTTCCCATAGCCACAATTGACACATCTGCAGACCCTTCACCAGCCTTACTCACCAGGCCTTCTTTGTCCCAAGCCCAAAGCGagccctctacctccctcccaaCTAGGAAACAAGTCACTGAACACAGCTCCTTTGACCCCAACACAATGCTCACCACCAGGAGAAACCCCAGCAAGGTGGACAGTAACACCTCACCTGCAGAGTCTGCCTCTGCACCTCTTACCACAGATGACAATG ACTCACCTCATCTCTCAGCAACAGATACTGGACCGAGCCCTTCCACTCTCCCTTGGCTGCTGCTGATAGGTGGGCTACTAGGGGTTGTCGTGCTGCTGGTTGTTTACTTTGTCCGTTGTAAGGAGAGGTCACTGAAGTCCCTAGACAAGTGGAAAG GTCCAGTATTTGGTATAAAT GATGAGCAGATTTGTAAGGAAGGTTTAAGAGGGAGCTATAATGTGTGGGAGAGCTATGATTGTCCTGCGGCCCTACAGACGGCTTCCTATATACAGGCCCAGCCACCACAGGAGAGTTGCCCATACCCGGAGGCCCAGCATCTTCTGGGGAGTGAGACTGGGGGAAATCCTAGACAGGATGGTGCAGGGTTGCTACCTCCAGGGGTCATGAAGCAGGTCACAGTGGACCACTCTGGTGGAGAGAACATTAGCAACACAGTGG GGTCCATTTACATCTACTCTCCGGGGACGGTTGTTCTGGGATACAACAAGTCAGAGAGGAAGGTGGATCAAGTCGAGAGTGGGGTAGAGGGCTGTCCCCTCACCAGAACACCCCAGCAGGAGTCCTCCTGCCCCCTCCCTGAGGGCCTTGCTCTGGGGCCAGAGAGAATGAGTACACAGGAGGAGACCTGCAAAGAGCTGAGATACCCCATCCCGGCCACCAGCAACTGA
- the si:dkeyp-61b2.1 gene encoding tumor necrosis factor receptor superfamily member 21 isoform X3 translates to MCEMDYQRHITSRPLRILCLFNLVSPVLLSSCPQICDPGFIIDKCKCVLCSDGFYWYMQNGLPKCDLCSKACSVDQHLTQVKECGRDSNRECHCDSGFFCDNAAQYTCRRCKPCSPGTFSNKPNLTMSCKPHTDCGHKGMTMVTEGTATQDRVCAQTSTNSPTTTAPPTVHSSEIGFHSSTSSGVSITRKPLIIASPSGLVGSTSPDVFPIATIDTSADPSPALLTRPSLSQAQSEPSTSLPTRKQVTEHSSFDPNTMLTTRRNPSKVDSNTSPAESASAPLTTDDNATDTGPSPSTLPWLLLIGGLLGVVVLLVVYFVRCKERSLKSLDKWKGPVFGINDEQICKEGLRGSYNVWESYDCPAALQTASYIQAQPPQESCPYPEAQHLLGSETGGNPRQDGAGLLPPGVMKQVTVDHSGGENISNTVGSIYIYSPGTVVLGYNKSERKVDQVESGVEGCPLTRTPQQESSCPLPEGLALGPERMSTQEETCKELRYPIPATSN, encoded by the exons ATG TGCGAAATGGATTATCAACGGCATATTACCTCACGTCCATTGAGAATTCTTTGCCTTTTTAATCTG gtatCCCCTGTATTGTTGTCCAGCTGTCCTCAAATCTGTGACCCAG GCTTCATTATTGACAAGTGTAAGTGTGTCCTTTGTTCCGATGGCTTCTACTGGTACATGCAGAACGGCCTTCCGAAGTGTGACCTCTGCAGCAAAGCCTGCTCTG TGGATCAGCACTTGACACAGGTGAAGGAATGCGGCCGGGACTCAAACCGCGAGTGCCACTGTGACAGTGGCTTTTTCTGTGACAACGCTGCCCAGTATACCTGCAGGAGGTGTAAGCCGTGCTCGCCCGGAACCTTCTCTAACAAACCAAACCTAACCATGTCCTGCAAACCCCACACAGA TTGTGGCCATAAGGGAATGACTATGGTGACAGAGGGCACTGCCACTCAGGATCGTGTATGTGCCCAGACCTCCACTAACTCACCTACAACCACTGCGCCTCCAACTGTCCACAGCTCAGAGATAGGCTTTCATTCTTCTACCTCCAGTGGAGTCAGCATCACCCGAAAACCCCTCATCATAGCATCCCCATCTGGCCTGGTGGGGTCTACATCTCCTGATG TCTTTCCCATAGCCACAATTGACACATCTGCAGACCCTTCACCAGCCTTACTCACCAGGCCTTCTTTGTCCCAAGCCCAAAGCGagccctctacctccctcccaaCTAGGAAACAAGTCACTGAACACAGCTCCTTTGACCCCAACACAATGCTCACCACCAGGAGAAACCCCAGCAAGGTGGACAGTAACACCTCACCTGCAGAGTCTGCCTCTGCACCTCTTACCACAGATGACAATG CAACAGATACTGGACCGAGCCCTTCCACTCTCCCTTGGCTGCTGCTGATAGGTGGGCTACTAGGGGTTGTCGTGCTGCTGGTTGTTTACTTTGTCCGTTGTAAGGAGAGGTCACTGAAGTCCCTAGACAAGTGGAAAG GTCCAGTATTTGGTATAAAT GATGAGCAGATTTGTAAGGAAGGTTTAAGAGGGAGCTATAATGTGTGGGAGAGCTATGATTGTCCTGCGGCCCTACAGACGGCTTCCTATATACAGGCCCAGCCACCACAGGAGAGTTGCCCATACCCGGAGGCCCAGCATCTTCTGGGGAGTGAGACTGGGGGAAATCCTAGACAGGATGGTGCAGGGTTGCTACCTCCAGGGGTCATGAAGCAGGTCACAGTGGACCACTCTGGTGGAGAGAACATTAGCAACACAGTGG GGTCCATTTACATCTACTCTCCGGGGACGGTTGTTCTGGGATACAACAAGTCAGAGAGGAAGGTGGATCAAGTCGAGAGTGGGGTAGAGGGCTGTCCCCTCACCAGAACACCCCAGCAGGAGTCCTCCTGCCCCCTCCCTGAGGGCCTTGCTCTGGGGCCAGAGAGAATGAGTACACAGGAGGAGACCTGCAAAGAGCTGAGATACCCCATCCCGGCCACCAGCAACTGA
- the si:dkeyp-61b2.1 gene encoding tumor necrosis factor receptor superfamily member 21 isoform X6 produces the protein MQNGLPKCDLCSKACSVDQHLTQVKECGRDSNRECHCDSGFFCDNAAQYTCRRCKPCSPGTFSNKPNLTMSCKPHTDCGHKGMTMVTEGTATQDRVCAQTSTNSPTTTAPPTVHSSEIGFHSSTSSGVSITRKPLIIASPSGLVGSTSPDVFPIATIDTSADPSPALLTRPSLSQAQSEPSTSLPTRKQVTEHSSFDPNTMLTTRRNPSKVDSNTSPAESASAPLTTDDNDSPHLSATDTGPSPSTLPWLLLIGGLLGVVVLLVVYFVRCKERSLKSLDKWKGPVFGINDEQICKEGLRGSYNVWESYDCPAALQTASYIQAQPPQESCPYPEAQHLLGSETGGNPRQDGAGLLPPGVMKQVTVDHSGGENISNTVGSIYIYSPGTVVLGYNKSERKVDQVESGVEGCPLTRTPQQESSCPLPEGLALGPERMSTQEETCKELRYPIPATSN, from the exons ATGCAGAACGGCCTTCCGAAGTGTGACCTCTGCAGCAAAGCCTGCTCTG TGGATCAGCACTTGACACAGGTGAAGGAATGCGGCCGGGACTCAAACCGCGAGTGCCACTGTGACAGTGGCTTTTTCTGTGACAACGCTGCCCAGTATACCTGCAGGAGGTGTAAGCCGTGCTCGCCCGGAACCTTCTCTAACAAACCAAACCTAACCATGTCCTGCAAACCCCACACAGA TTGTGGCCATAAGGGAATGACTATGGTGACAGAGGGCACTGCCACTCAGGATCGTGTATGTGCCCAGACCTCCACTAACTCACCTACAACCACTGCGCCTCCAACTGTCCACAGCTCAGAGATAGGCTTTCATTCTTCTACCTCCAGTGGAGTCAGCATCACCCGAAAACCCCTCATCATAGCATCCCCATCTGGCCTGGTGGGGTCTACATCTCCTGATG TCTTTCCCATAGCCACAATTGACACATCTGCAGACCCTTCACCAGCCTTACTCACCAGGCCTTCTTTGTCCCAAGCCCAAAGCGagccctctacctccctcccaaCTAGGAAACAAGTCACTGAACACAGCTCCTTTGACCCCAACACAATGCTCACCACCAGGAGAAACCCCAGCAAGGTGGACAGTAACACCTCACCTGCAGAGTCTGCCTCTGCACCTCTTACCACAGATGACAATG ACTCACCTCATCTCTCAGCAACAGATACTGGACCGAGCCCTTCCACTCTCCCTTGGCTGCTGCTGATAGGTGGGCTACTAGGGGTTGTCGTGCTGCTGGTTGTTTACTTTGTCCGTTGTAAGGAGAGGTCACTGAAGTCCCTAGACAAGTGGAAAG GTCCAGTATTTGGTATAAAT GATGAGCAGATTTGTAAGGAAGGTTTAAGAGGGAGCTATAATGTGTGGGAGAGCTATGATTGTCCTGCGGCCCTACAGACGGCTTCCTATATACAGGCCCAGCCACCACAGGAGAGTTGCCCATACCCGGAGGCCCAGCATCTTCTGGGGAGTGAGACTGGGGGAAATCCTAGACAGGATGGTGCAGGGTTGCTACCTCCAGGGGTCATGAAGCAGGTCACAGTGGACCACTCTGGTGGAGAGAACATTAGCAACACAGTGG GGTCCATTTACATCTACTCTCCGGGGACGGTTGTTCTGGGATACAACAAGTCAGAGAGGAAGGTGGATCAAGTCGAGAGTGGGGTAGAGGGCTGTCCCCTCACCAGAACACCCCAGCAGGAGTCCTCCTGCCCCCTCCCTGAGGGCCTTGCTCTGGGGCCAGAGAGAATGAGTACACAGGAGGAGACCTGCAAAGAGCTGAGATACCCCATCCCGGCCACCAGCAACTGA
- the si:dkeyp-61b2.1 gene encoding tumor necrosis factor receptor superfamily member 21 isoform X4, whose protein sequence is MCEMDYQRHITSRPLRILCLFNLVSPVLLSSCPQICDPGFIIDKCKCVLCSDGFYWYMQNGLPKCDLCSKACSVDQHLTQVKECGRDSNRECHCDSGFFCDNAAQYTCRRCKPCSPGTFSNKPNLTMSCKPHTDCGHKGMTMVTEGTATQDRVCAQTSTNSPTTTAPPTVHSSEIGFHSSTSSGVSITRKPLIIASPSGLVGSTSPDVFPIATIDTSADPSPALLTRPSLSQAQSEPSTSLPTRKQVTEHSSFDPNTMLTTRRNPSKVDSNTSPAESASAPLTTDDNDSPHLSATDTGPSPSTLPWLLLIGGLLGVVVLLVVYFVRCKERSLKSLDKWKGPVFGINTASYIQAQPPQESCPYPEAQHLLGSETGGNPRQDGAGLLPPGVMKQVTVDHSGGENISNTVGSIYIYSPGTVVLGYNKSERKVDQVESGVEGCPLTRTPQQESSCPLPEGLALGPERMSTQEETCKELRYPIPATSN, encoded by the exons ATG TGCGAAATGGATTATCAACGGCATATTACCTCACGTCCATTGAGAATTCTTTGCCTTTTTAATCTG gtatCCCCTGTATTGTTGTCCAGCTGTCCTCAAATCTGTGACCCAG GCTTCATTATTGACAAGTGTAAGTGTGTCCTTTGTTCCGATGGCTTCTACTGGTACATGCAGAACGGCCTTCCGAAGTGTGACCTCTGCAGCAAAGCCTGCTCTG TGGATCAGCACTTGACACAGGTGAAGGAATGCGGCCGGGACTCAAACCGCGAGTGCCACTGTGACAGTGGCTTTTTCTGTGACAACGCTGCCCAGTATACCTGCAGGAGGTGTAAGCCGTGCTCGCCCGGAACCTTCTCTAACAAACCAAACCTAACCATGTCCTGCAAACCCCACACAGA TTGTGGCCATAAGGGAATGACTATGGTGACAGAGGGCACTGCCACTCAGGATCGTGTATGTGCCCAGACCTCCACTAACTCACCTACAACCACTGCGCCTCCAACTGTCCACAGCTCAGAGATAGGCTTTCATTCTTCTACCTCCAGTGGAGTCAGCATCACCCGAAAACCCCTCATCATAGCATCCCCATCTGGCCTGGTGGGGTCTACATCTCCTGATG TCTTTCCCATAGCCACAATTGACACATCTGCAGACCCTTCACCAGCCTTACTCACCAGGCCTTCTTTGTCCCAAGCCCAAAGCGagccctctacctccctcccaaCTAGGAAACAAGTCACTGAACACAGCTCCTTTGACCCCAACACAATGCTCACCACCAGGAGAAACCCCAGCAAGGTGGACAGTAACACCTCACCTGCAGAGTCTGCCTCTGCACCTCTTACCACAGATGACAATG ACTCACCTCATCTCTCAGCAACAGATACTGGACCGAGCCCTTCCACTCTCCCTTGGCTGCTGCTGATAGGTGGGCTACTAGGGGTTGTCGTGCTGCTGGTTGTTTACTTTGTCCGTTGTAAGGAGAGGTCACTGAAGTCCCTAGACAAGTGGAAAG GTCCAGTATTTGGTATAAAT ACGGCTTCCTATATACAGGCCCAGCCACCACAGGAGAGTTGCCCATACCCGGAGGCCCAGCATCTTCTGGGGAGTGAGACTGGGGGAAATCCTAGACAGGATGGTGCAGGGTTGCTACCTCCAGGGGTCATGAAGCAGGTCACAGTGGACCACTCTGGTGGAGAGAACATTAGCAACACAGTGG GGTCCATTTACATCTACTCTCCGGGGACGGTTGTTCTGGGATACAACAAGTCAGAGAGGAAGGTGGATCAAGTCGAGAGTGGGGTAGAGGGCTGTCCCCTCACCAGAACACCCCAGCAGGAGTCCTCCTGCCCCCTCCCTGAGGGCCTTGCTCTGGGGCCAGAGAGAATGAGTACACAGGAGGAGACCTGCAAAGAGCTGAGATACCCCATCCCGGCCACCAGCAACTGA
- the si:dkeyp-61b2.1 gene encoding tumor necrosis factor receptor superfamily member 21 isoform X5, whose product MCEMDYQRHITSRPLRILCLFNLVSPVLLSSCPQICDPGFIIDKCKCVLCSDGFYWYMQNGLPKCDLCSKACSVDQHLTQVKECGRDSNRECHCDSGFFCDNAAQYTCRRCKPCSPGTFSNKPNLTMSCKPHTDCGHKGMTMVTEGTATQDRVCAQTSTNSPTTTAPPTVHSSEIGFHSSTSSGVSITRKPLIIASPSGLVGSTSPDVFPIATIDTSADPSPALLTRPSLSQAQSEPSTSLPTRKQVTEHSSFDPNTMLTTRRNPSKVDSNTSPAESASAPLTTDDNDSPHLSATDTGPSPSTLPWLLLIGGLLGVVVLLVVYFVRCKERSLKSLDKWKGPVFGINAQPPQESCPYPEAQHLLGSETGGNPRQDGAGLLPPGVMKQVTVDHSGGENISNTVGSIYIYSPGTVVLGYNKSERKVDQVESGVEGCPLTRTPQQESSCPLPEGLALGPERMSTQEETCKELRYPIPATSN is encoded by the exons ATG TGCGAAATGGATTATCAACGGCATATTACCTCACGTCCATTGAGAATTCTTTGCCTTTTTAATCTG gtatCCCCTGTATTGTTGTCCAGCTGTCCTCAAATCTGTGACCCAG GCTTCATTATTGACAAGTGTAAGTGTGTCCTTTGTTCCGATGGCTTCTACTGGTACATGCAGAACGGCCTTCCGAAGTGTGACCTCTGCAGCAAAGCCTGCTCTG TGGATCAGCACTTGACACAGGTGAAGGAATGCGGCCGGGACTCAAACCGCGAGTGCCACTGTGACAGTGGCTTTTTCTGTGACAACGCTGCCCAGTATACCTGCAGGAGGTGTAAGCCGTGCTCGCCCGGAACCTTCTCTAACAAACCAAACCTAACCATGTCCTGCAAACCCCACACAGA TTGTGGCCATAAGGGAATGACTATGGTGACAGAGGGCACTGCCACTCAGGATCGTGTATGTGCCCAGACCTCCACTAACTCACCTACAACCACTGCGCCTCCAACTGTCCACAGCTCAGAGATAGGCTTTCATTCTTCTACCTCCAGTGGAGTCAGCATCACCCGAAAACCCCTCATCATAGCATCCCCATCTGGCCTGGTGGGGTCTACATCTCCTGATG TCTTTCCCATAGCCACAATTGACACATCTGCAGACCCTTCACCAGCCTTACTCACCAGGCCTTCTTTGTCCCAAGCCCAAAGCGagccctctacctccctcccaaCTAGGAAACAAGTCACTGAACACAGCTCCTTTGACCCCAACACAATGCTCACCACCAGGAGAAACCCCAGCAAGGTGGACAGTAACACCTCACCTGCAGAGTCTGCCTCTGCACCTCTTACCACAGATGACAATG ACTCACCTCATCTCTCAGCAACAGATACTGGACCGAGCCCTTCCACTCTCCCTTGGCTGCTGCTGATAGGTGGGCTACTAGGGGTTGTCGTGCTGCTGGTTGTTTACTTTGTCCGTTGTAAGGAGAGGTCACTGAAGTCCCTAGACAAGTGGAAAG GTCCAGTATTTGGTATAAAT GCCCAGCCACCACAGGAGAGTTGCCCATACCCGGAGGCCCAGCATCTTCTGGGGAGTGAGACTGGGGGAAATCCTAGACAGGATGGTGCAGGGTTGCTACCTCCAGGGGTCATGAAGCAGGTCACAGTGGACCACTCTGGTGGAGAGAACATTAGCAACACAGTGG GGTCCATTTACATCTACTCTCCGGGGACGGTTGTTCTGGGATACAACAAGTCAGAGAGGAAGGTGGATCAAGTCGAGAGTGGGGTAGAGGGCTGTCCCCTCACCAGAACACCCCAGCAGGAGTCCTCCTGCCCCCTCCCTGAGGGCCTTGCTCTGGGGCCAGAGAGAATGAGTACACAGGAGGAGACCTGCAAAGAGCTGAGATACCCCATCCCGGCCACCAGCAACTGA